Proteins encoded by one window of Streptomyces sp. LX-29:
- a CDS encoding sigma-70 family RNA polymerase sigma factor: MRTRVRAGDPSAFAELFDSYARAVYNHAFRLTADWSTAEDVMAATFMEAWRLRDRVEPEGGSLRPWLLGIATNTARNQYRSNRRYRAAANAAASAELSVPDHADEVADRVDDRRRLAKALTALASLRRTEREVVALCLGEGLDYAAAAEALGIPVGTVASRLSRARRKLRALAADEPAGPAAAPAPKLIRGKREGGLSGRQTRGDHAHVVRPAQGGNR, encoded by the coding sequence ATGCGTACCCGGGTACGGGCCGGGGATCCGAGCGCGTTCGCGGAGCTTTTCGACAGCTATGCCCGTGCGGTCTACAACCACGCCTTCCGGCTGACCGCCGACTGGTCGACGGCCGAGGACGTGATGGCCGCGACCTTCATGGAGGCGTGGCGGCTGCGCGACAGGGTGGAGCCCGAAGGCGGCTCCCTGCGGCCCTGGTTGCTGGGCATCGCCACCAACACCGCGCGCAACCAGTACCGGAGCAACCGGCGCTACCGGGCGGCGGCCAACGCCGCCGCGTCGGCCGAGCTGTCGGTGCCCGACCACGCCGACGAGGTGGCCGATCGGGTCGACGACCGGCGGCGCCTGGCGAAGGCCCTGACCGCCCTCGCCTCGCTGCGCAGGACGGAGCGCGAGGTGGTGGCGCTGTGCCTGGGGGAGGGCCTGGACTACGCGGCCGCGGCCGAGGCCCTCGGCATTCCGGTCGGCACCGTCGCCTCCCGCCTGTCCCGGGCCCGCCGGAAGCTCCGGGCGCTCGCGGCCGACGAACCGGCCGGCCCGGCCGCCGCGCCGGCGCCGAAACTCATCCGCGGAAAACGGGAAGGCGGCCTTTCGGGCCGACAGACAAGAGGCGATCACGCCCATGTGGTCCGGCCTGCGCAGGGAGGAAACCGATGA